Proteins encoded within one genomic window of Brassica rapa cultivar Chiifu-401-42 chromosome A09, CAAS_Brap_v3.01, whole genome shotgun sequence:
- the LOC117128585 gene encoding uncharacterized protein LOC117128585, whose product MSLSDAIKISPSIKKYIKDMTSPNYPIAEHSVMMISEEVSAMIKGETPTKRSDPGSFVLDCKIEKMCFPRSLCDLGSSVNLMPYSVAVTLGYREFMPTPIILVLADRSIRVPEGILEDVPIKINDCIVPTDFVVLKYRQEPKDPLIMGRPFLATAGAIIDVKEGRINLNIGDISMTFDMEKLIKRPLIDDQAFYVENVSEDERDSFINMCSDNPLEDTLNHVENEIFSISDRTDDYMRLMDACIKVANEENDDSEVVIDRYLQDTDRQPPLQSNWSKDKAPKVELKPLPSGVKYAYLYDQSYPVIVNANLTSGELALLLNKLRKYRKAIGYSLDDIPGISPDLCMHQINLEDDAKTSIEQQRRLNPNLKEVIKKEIIKLLDAGVIYPISDSKWVSPVHVVPKKGGITVVKNEKDELIPTRTVTGHLMCIDYRKLNGATRKDHFPLPFIDQMLERLANHQYYCFLDGYSGFFQIPIHPDDQEKTTFTCPYGTFAYRRMPFGLCNAPATFQCCMMSIFMDMIEDFMEVFMDDFSVYVSDFKSCLDNLCKVLERCEEKNLVLN is encoded by the coding sequence ATGTCCCTTAGTGATGCTATAAAAATATCACCTTCGattaagaagtatataaaggacatgacatctccaaactacccaattgcagaacatagcgtgatgatgatttcagaagaagtaagtgctatgattaaaggagaaactccaacaaagagatcagatcctggtagtttcgtcctagattgtaaaatagaaaaaatgtgttttcctaGATCATTATGTGACCTCGGCTCTAGTGTGAACCTTATGCCTTACTCCGTTGCAGTAACATTAGGATATAGAGAGTTCATGCCAACTCCGATCATCCtggttttagctgatagatctattagggtacccgaaggaattctcgaagatgttcccataaagattaacgattgcatcgtgcctacggattttgttgtgttgaaatacagacaagaacccaaagaccccctcattatgggtcggccattcctagctacagctggagcaatcattgacgtcaaagaaggacgaattaatttgaacataggggatatctcgatgacttttgatatggaaaaactgattaagcgacccctaatagatgaccaggccttctacgtggaaaatgtttctgaggatgaaagagactctttcataaatatgtgttcagacaaccccttagaagacacccttaaccacgtggaaaatgaaattttcagcATATCAGATAGGACAGACGATTACATGCGACTAATGGACGCTTGCATCAAAGTTGCAAACGAAGAAAATGACGACTCAGaagttgtcatcgatcgatacctacAAGATACCGATCGACAACCTCCCTTGCAATCAAATTGGTCTAAAGATAAAGCACCAAAGGTAGAATTAAAACCTCTACCCAGCGGTGTTAAGTACGCTTACCTTTATGACCAGTCCTACCCTGTTATCGTCAACGCCAATCTCACTAGCGGAGAACTTGCTTTATTGCTGAATAAATTACGCAAGTACAGGAAAGCGATCGGGTATTCTCTCGATGACATTCCTGGAATCTCGCCCGATCTTTGCATGCATCAGATCAACTTGGAAGATGACGCTAAAACGTCAATAGAGCAGCAAAGAAGATTGAATCCGAATCTAAAGGAAGtaattaaaaaggaaattataaaactccttgatgctggagttatttaccctatttcggatagcaaatgggtaagccccgtacatgttgtacccaaaaagggaggtatcactgtagtgaagaatgaaaaggacgaactcattccgactcgtaccgttactggtcatctgatgtgtattgattataggaaattgaatggcgctactaggaaagaccattttccccttccctttattgatcagatgctggagagattagctaatcaccagtattactgttttcttgatggatattccggatttttccaaattcctatacacccggatgatcaagaaaagacaacgtttacatgcccctatggaactttcgcatatcgcaggatgccatttggtctatgtaacGCCCCCGCCACTTTCCAATGTTGTATGATGTCAATCTTTATGGATATGATcgaggacttcatggaagtattCATGGATGACTTTTCAGTCTATGTCtcagattttaagagttgcctcgacaatttatgcaaagtattggaaagatgcgaagaaaagaaccttgtcctaaactag